Proteins from a genomic interval of Macaca mulatta isolate MMU2019108-1 chromosome 18, T2T-MMU8v2.0, whole genome shotgun sequence:
- the TUBB6 gene encoding tubulin beta-6 chain isoform X6: protein MAASFLLMAESILCKDTAMDLTSLQVICQTGAGNNWAKGHYTEGAELVDAVLDVVRKECEHCDCLQGFQLTHSLGGGTGSGMGTLLISKIREEFPDRIMNTFSVMPSPKVSDTVVEPYNATLSVHQLVENTDETYCIDNEALYDICFRTLKLTTPTYGDLNHLVSATMSGVTTSLRFPGQLNADLRKLAVNMVPFPRLHFFMPGFAPLTSRGSQQYRALTVPELTQQMFDARNMMAACDPRHGRYLTVATVFRGPMSMKEVDEQMLAIQSKNSSYFVEWIPNNVKVAVCDIPPRGLKMASTFIGNSTAIQELFKRISEQFSAMFRRKAFLHWFTGEGMDEMEFTEAESNMNDLVSEYQQYQDATANDGEEAFEDEEEEIDG, encoded by the exons ATGGCTGCCTCATTCCTGTTGATGGCTGAGAGTATCCTCTGCAAAGATACTGCCATGGATTTAACCAGTCTTCAGGTAATAT GCCAGACGGGCGCAGGGAACAACTGGGCGAAGGGGCACTACACGGAGGGCGCGGAGCTGGTGGACGCGGTGCTGGACGTGGTGCGGAAGGAGTGCGAGCACTGTGACTGCCTGCAGGGCTTCCAGCTCACGCACTCGCTGGGCGGCGGCACGGGCTCGGGCATGGGCACGCTGCTCATCAGCAAGATCCGCGAGGAGTTCCCGGACCGCATCATGAACACCTTCAGCGTCATGCCCTCGCCCAAGGTGTCGGACACGGTGGTGGAGCCCTACAACGCCACGCTGTCGGTGCACCAGCTGGTGGAGAACACGGACGAGACCTACTGCATCGACAACGAGGCGCTCTACGACATCTGCTTCCGCACCCTGAAGCTGACGACGCCCACCTACGGGGACCTCAACCACCTGGTGTCGGCCACCATGAGCGGGGTCACCACCTCGCTGCGCTTCCCGGGCCAGCTCAACGCCGACCTGCGCAAGCTGGCGGTGAACATGGTGCCCTTCCCGCGCCTGCACTTCTTCATGCCCGGCTTCGCGCCGCTCACCAGCCGCGGCAGCCAGCAGTACCGGGCCCTGACCGTGCCCGAGCTCACCCAGCAGATGTTCGACGCCAGGAACATGATGGCAGCCTGCGACCCGCGCCACGGCCGCTACCTCACCGTGGCCACCGTGTTCCGCGGGCCCATGTCCATGAAGGAGGTGGACGAGCAGATGCTGGCCATCCAGAGCAAGAACAGCAGCTACTTCGTGGAGTGGATCCCCAACAACGTGAAGGTGGCCGTGTGCGACATCCCGCCCCGCGGCCTGAAGATGGCCTCCACCTTCATCGGGAACAGCACGGCCATCCAGGAGCTGTTCAAGCGCATCTCCGAGCAGTTCTCAGCCATGTTCCGGCGCAAGGCCTTCCTGCACTGGTTCACGGGCGAGGGCATGGATGAGATGGAGTTCACCGAGGCCGAGAGCAACATGAACGACCTGGTATCCGAGTACCAGCAGTACCAGGACGCCACCGCCAATGACGGGGAGGAAGCTTTTGAGGATGAAGAAGAGGAGATAGACGGATAG
- the TUBB6 gene encoding tubulin beta-6 chain isoform X7 — MDSVRSGPFGQLFRPDNFIFGQTGAGNNWAKGHYTEGAELVDAVLDVVRKECEHCDCLQGFQLTHSLGGGTGSGMGTLLISKIREEFPDRIMNTFSVMPSPKVSDTVVEPYNATLSVHQLVENTDETYCIDNEALYDICFRTLKLTTPTYGDLNHLVSATMSGVTTSLRFPGQLNADLRKLAVNMVPFPRLHFFMPGFAPLTSRGSQQYRALTVPELTQQMFDARNMMAACDPRHGRYLTVATVFRGPMSMKEVDEQMLAIQSKNSSYFVEWIPNNVKVAVCDIPPRGLKMASTFIGNSTAIQELFKRISEQFSAMFRRKAFLHWFTGEGMDEMEFTEAESNMNDLVSEYQQYQDATANDGEEAFEDEEEEIDG; from the coding sequence GCCAGACGGGCGCAGGGAACAACTGGGCGAAGGGGCACTACACGGAGGGCGCGGAGCTGGTGGACGCGGTGCTGGACGTGGTGCGGAAGGAGTGCGAGCACTGTGACTGCCTGCAGGGCTTCCAGCTCACGCACTCGCTGGGCGGCGGCACGGGCTCGGGCATGGGCACGCTGCTCATCAGCAAGATCCGCGAGGAGTTCCCGGACCGCATCATGAACACCTTCAGCGTCATGCCCTCGCCCAAGGTGTCGGACACGGTGGTGGAGCCCTACAACGCCACGCTGTCGGTGCACCAGCTGGTGGAGAACACGGACGAGACCTACTGCATCGACAACGAGGCGCTCTACGACATCTGCTTCCGCACCCTGAAGCTGACGACGCCCACCTACGGGGACCTCAACCACCTGGTGTCGGCCACCATGAGCGGGGTCACCACCTCGCTGCGCTTCCCGGGCCAGCTCAACGCCGACCTGCGCAAGCTGGCGGTGAACATGGTGCCCTTCCCGCGCCTGCACTTCTTCATGCCCGGCTTCGCGCCGCTCACCAGCCGCGGCAGCCAGCAGTACCGGGCCCTGACCGTGCCCGAGCTCACCCAGCAGATGTTCGACGCCAGGAACATGATGGCAGCCTGCGACCCGCGCCACGGCCGCTACCTCACCGTGGCCACCGTGTTCCGCGGGCCCATGTCCATGAAGGAGGTGGACGAGCAGATGCTGGCCATCCAGAGCAAGAACAGCAGCTACTTCGTGGAGTGGATCCCCAACAACGTGAAGGTGGCCGTGTGCGACATCCCGCCCCGCGGCCTGAAGATGGCCTCCACCTTCATCGGGAACAGCACGGCCATCCAGGAGCTGTTCAAGCGCATCTCCGAGCAGTTCTCAGCCATGTTCCGGCGCAAGGCCTTCCTGCACTGGTTCACGGGCGAGGGCATGGATGAGATGGAGTTCACCGAGGCCGAGAGCAACATGAACGACCTGGTATCCGAGTACCAGCAGTACCAGGACGCCACCGCCAATGACGGGGAGGAAGCTTTTGAGGATGAAGAAGAGGAGATAGACGGATAG